A window of Conger conger chromosome 13, fConCon1.1, whole genome shotgun sequence contains these coding sequences:
- the LOC133108231 gene encoding sodium- and chloride-dependent GABA transporter 2-like, with protein sequence MTEEEEMKKERKTAERPLEERGQWGNKVEFLLAVAGNIVGLGNVWRFPYLCYKNRGGAFLVPYLVFVVTCGIPLFLLQTAMGQYTQEGAITCWRKLCPLAEGIGYGGQLILIYSCMCYIIILAWALFYLYFSFSSELPLASCSNTWNSDHCVDFSNQNLIANWTKQPNNSSSAATEFWERRVLLISGGIEEVGSVRWELLLCLITMWVICYFCIWKGVKSTGKVCP encoded by the exons ATGACAGAGGAAGAAGAGATGAAAAAGGAGAGGAAGACTGCAGAAAGGCCATTGGAGGAGAGGGGTCAGTGGGGGAATAAGGTGGAGTTCCTCCTGGCGGTGGCAGGGAACATAGTGGGGCTGGGAAACGTGTGGAGGTTCCCATACCTCTGCTACAAGAACCGCGGTG GAGCGTTCCTTGTGCCATATTTGGTGTTTGTGGTGACCTGTGGGATACCCCTGTTCCTGCTGCAGACTGCCATGGGGCAGTACACCCAGGAGGGGGCCATCACCTGCTGGAGGAAGCTGTGCCCATTGGCTGAGG GGATTGGCTATGGAGGTCAGCTGATCCTGATTTACAGTTGCATGTGTTACATCATCATCCTGGCCTGGGCCCTCTTCTACCTGTACTTCTCCTTCAGCTCTGAGCTGCCCTTGGCCAGCTGCTCCAACACCTGGAACTCAG ATCACTGTGTGGACTTCTCCAATCAAAACCTCATTGCAAACTGGACCAAACAGCCCAACAACTCCTCTTCTGCAGCCACCGAGTTTTGGGA GAGACGTGTGCTGCTGATCTCGGGGGGCATTGAGGAGGTGGGCAGTGTGAGGTGGGAGCTGCTCCTGTGCCTCATCACTATGTGGGTCATCTGCTACTTCTGCATCTGGAAGGGAGTGAAGTCTACAGGCAAGGTCTGTCCCTGA